Below is a genomic region from Magnetovibrio sp..
ACGCGGTTCGACAGCAACCATTGCAGACGCGACCGCCCGCCGGCGGACGTATCGCCGGACACCCCGGCGTTGACCACCGTGGCGTTTTCTCCCGCCTGGGCGAGAGCCGCCTGCAGCTGTACCGGAAATGCATCCGGCTGGGGCAAGCCGTAACCCGCCGTGAGACTGTCGCCCAACGCCAAGATGATTTTCGTCTCGTCCGCCTGTGCCTTGGTCACGCCCAACGAGAGCGCGGCAATCACCAGCACCGCGTTGACAATGCGCGACATCAGTCCATATTTCGTGGAGAACGCCCTCGCGCCTACGGCCTTTTGGGGGCGCCGTGAACGGTTCTTCAAAAACTGCATTCCAGGTGCCCTTTATGCTCGATGCTCAATCAACGTCTTCTTCTGCCATCCAACTCGACAACATTCACTTGAGACTTAGCAGCGATGCCGGCGAGGTCAACATCCTGCGCGGCATTAATGTCGACATCAAGCGCGGCGAGACCATCGGTTTGGTGGGCCCGAGCGGTTCGGGCAAAACCTCCATGCTGATGGTGGTGGCTGGTCTGGAACGGCCCACCGAGGGCACCGTGCGCGTAGCGGGCAACGACATCACCCATTTCAACGAAGACAAACTGGCGCTGTTTCGCCGTGAACATACCGGCATCGTGTTTCAGAATTTCCATCTGGTGCCGACCATGACGGCGTTGGAAAACGTCGCCTTGCCATTGGAATTCGCCGGTCGAACCCATGCCTTCGAAGCAGCGCGCGAACAACTTGCCGCCGTCGGTTTGGATCACCGTCTGGAACATTATCCCGGCCAACTTTCGGGCGGCGAACAGCAGCGCGTCGCGTTGGCGCGCGCGTTCGTCACCGAACCGACCATCTTGCTTGCCGACGAGCCAACCGGAAACCTCGACGGTAAAACCGGTGAAACGGTGATGGAGTTGCTGTTCGACCTGCACCACCGCAAAGGCACCACGCTGCTGTTGATCACCCATGCGCCGGAACTGGCCAAGCGCTGCAGCCGCACCTTGACCATGGCCGACGGGCACATCGTCGCCGATGAAACGGTGAGCTGACGCAATGCCACTGTTGAGTTCCGCCGACTTCATGCTTGCTTGGCGCATCGCGGCGCGTGAAATGCGCGTCGGCCTGAAGGGCTTTCGCGTCTTTCTCATGTGCTTAGCCCTAGGCGTTGCGGCCATCGCCGCCGTGGGCAGCTTGTCCGAGTCCGTGAAATCCGGCTTGATGGCCGATGCCCGCAACCTGCTGGGCGGCGACGTGGATCTGCGCACCCAACACCAACCCATTACCACCGAACAACGCGATTATCTAAAAACCAACGCCGCAAAATTGTCGTCCACGGTCGAAATGAAAGCCATGGCCCAAACCGACGCCAACCGAACGCTGGTCGAGCTCAAGGGCGTGGACGGCTTTTATCCACTTAGCGGTGCGGTCGTTTTGGACCCGCCCGGTGAGTTGCAAACTATTCTCGCCAAACAAGGCGACGTCTGGGGCGCAGCGGTGGATGTCGGCCTTTTGCCAAAATTAGGTCTGGCTATCGGCGACACGGTTCGGGTCGGCAAAGCGAGCTTTCAATTGCGCGCCGTGATCAACAAAGAGCCTGATCGCGTCGCCTCTATCATCAATTTTGGTCCGCGTTTAATGGTTTCCACCGCTGCGTTGCCCGACACTGGGTTGGTCCAGCTGGGCAGCCAAATCCGCTATCATGAACGCTTGGCGCTCTACGCCGGCGTTGAGCCTGAAATTTTTATCGACCAACTCAAGAGCGATTTTCCCCACGCCGGTTGGCGCATCCACGGCCCTGGCAACGCCGCGCCTGGGCTGCAACGCTTTATCGATCGTTTGACCCTGTTTCTGACCTTCGCCGGCCTGACCGCATTGCTGGTCGGCGGGATCGGCGTGTTGGGCGCGGTGCGCAGTTATCTCGAAACCAAAACCTCGACCATCGCCACCTTCAAATGCTTAGGCGCACCGGCCAAGTTGGTGTTTCAAATCTATTTGCTGCAGGTCTTGGCATTGAGCCTCGTCGGTATTGTCATCGGGCTCAGCATCGGTGCGCTGTTGCCGTTCATTGGTATTGA
It encodes:
- a CDS encoding ABC transporter ATP-binding protein, whose translation is MLDAQSTSSSAIQLDNIHLRLSSDAGEVNILRGINVDIKRGETIGLVGPSGSGKTSMLMVVAGLERPTEGTVRVAGNDITHFNEDKLALFRREHTGIVFQNFHLVPTMTALENVALPLEFAGRTHAFEAAREQLAAVGLDHRLEHYPGQLSGGEQQRVALARAFVTEPTILLADEPTGNLDGKTGETVMELLFDLHHRKGTTLLLITHAPELAKRCSRTLTMADGHIVADETVS